One Catalinimonas alkaloidigena DNA window includes the following coding sequences:
- a CDS encoding DinB family protein, which yields MEEKAEEVRQITEFVQTQLENLPEEILRHRPAPDAWSAIECLDHLNRTADILLRRMEDAMPKIGTAVEVFRSRYFGEQMVQIMSSPNKQRISINSIKPAAGLPTSVVFDRFYHHQRWLLRLIQEAHHKDLNKGRITSLIGPLIRYRLGDTIRIIVVHEWRHLRQAEQALQTASKKLS from the coding sequence TTGGAGGAGAAGGCGGAAGAGGTTCGTCAGATTACCGAATTTGTACAGACGCAACTGGAAAACCTTCCTGAAGAGATCTTACGACACCGCCCCGCGCCCGATGCCTGGAGCGCCATCGAATGCCTGGACCATCTGAATCGTACTGCCGATATCCTGCTTCGCCGCATGGAAGACGCGATGCCCAAAATCGGAACGGCAGTGGAGGTGTTCCGCAGCCGCTACTTCGGCGAACAGATGGTGCAGATCATGTCCTCTCCTAACAAACAGCGCATTTCCATCAACAGCATAAAACCGGCGGCAGGGTTGCCTACCTCGGTCGTATTTGACCGGTTTTACCACCATCAGCGCTGGCTGCTCCGCCTTATCCAAGAAGCTCATCACAAAGACCTGAATAAAGGACGCATTACGTCTCTGATTGGTCCGCTGATTCGTTACCGCCTTGGCGATACGATCCGCATCATCGTAGTGCACGAATGGCGGCACCTCCGGCAAGCGGAGCAAGCCTTACAAACGGCTTCCAAAAAGTTGTCCTGA
- a CDS encoding PmoA family protein encodes MLCKVLLPLAAASALLAGCSTSGPSDESTTSSAVETPASDNLRVQLLEKPDRVDVMIDGDLFTSYLHSDTMEKPVLYPVVAPGGAVVTRGYPRDPRPGERVDHPHHVGMWFNYGDVNGLDFWNNSDAIPADQKHKYGTIRHVSVDRVEAGADSGTLSVTTEWLAPSGEALLRERTHFTFWAFDDSTRLIDRVTTLTALDKEVAFHDNKEGMIAIRVARGLEMPSDQPEIFTDANGNPTEVAEMNNAGVTGDYLTSEGKTGDAAWGTRARWTRLQGTLDGQPTSITIIDHPSNPGYPTYWHARGYGLFAANPLGQSVFSEGKEAMNFSLPAGESTTFRYRVVFHSGSELSEDQIEQIAGGFRMM; translated from the coding sequence ATGCTTTGCAAAGTGCTTTTGCCCCTGGCCGCTGCGTCGGCCCTGCTGGCGGGCTGCTCGACCTCGGGCCCGTCCGACGAATCAACTACCTCTTCTGCTGTTGAAACTCCCGCCTCTGACAACCTGCGCGTGCAACTTCTCGAAAAACCCGACCGCGTCGACGTGATGATCGACGGCGATTTGTTCACTTCGTACCTCCACTCCGACACGATGGAAAAGCCGGTGCTTTACCCCGTGGTAGCGCCGGGCGGCGCAGTGGTGACGCGTGGCTATCCGCGTGATCCGCGACCGGGCGAGCGCGTCGACCATCCACACCACGTGGGCATGTGGTTTAACTACGGCGACGTCAACGGGTTGGATTTCTGGAACAACTCCGATGCGATTCCGGCCGACCAGAAGCACAAATACGGCACCATCCGCCACGTGTCGGTCGACCGGGTAGAAGCCGGGGCCGACTCCGGCACGCTGAGCGTCACCACCGAATGGCTGGCCCCGTCGGGAGAAGCCCTGTTGCGCGAGCGCACGCACTTCACGTTCTGGGCTTTTGACGACAGCACCCGCCTGATCGACCGCGTGACGACCCTCACGGCGCTGGACAAAGAAGTGGCTTTTCACGACAACAAAGAAGGCATGATTGCCATCCGCGTCGCGCGGGGTCTGGAAATGCCCTCGGACCAACCCGAAATTTTCACTGATGCAAACGGCAACCCCACCGAAGTGGCCGAAATGAACAATGCAGGCGTCACTGGCGATTACCTGACCAGCGAAGGAAAAACCGGCGACGCTGCGTGGGGCACCCGCGCCCGCTGGACTCGCCTGCAAGGCACCCTCGACGGACAACCGACGTCCATCACCATCATCGATCACCCGAGCAACCCGGGATACCCCACCTACTGGCACGCCCGCGGTTACGGACTTTTTGCGGCCAATCCACTCGGGCAAAGCGTCTTTTCGGAAGGGAAAGAAGCTATGAACTTCAGCCTTCCTGCAGGAGAATCGACCACGTTCCGGTACCGCGTCGTATTTCATTCGGGGTCTGAGCTATCAGAAGATCAGATCGAACAGATCGCCGGCGGCTTTCGGATGATGTGA
- a CDS encoding POTRA domain-containing protein → MLLSLWAGSLCAQSAADSLPIGQHFVVVRTIQIEGNTRTRHHIITRELNIHPGDTIDLALLPMLLQQERNKIFNTRLFVTVDVKAAPALPDSLPQYLERDVIILLKERWYFFPSVIFELADRNFNEWWEQRGRDLSRTNYGIRLSQRNFRGRNERLKLKLQGGFTKKYELLYEVPYLNRQQKAGGSVMFSYITQKNVAFDVKDHTLEFLGSSDETLLTRFTTGLTYGRRHGFFTNSAFSLQFVYNTIADTLAELNPNYFLNGRTHQRYFQASYRFDWDRRDIKAYALRGHQLWVTLGRAGLLPSDDFHRTSITALGALYRPLGHQFYWSGSVSGQLTTRARQPFAQFQALGYGQELVRGYNRYVINGQHYGLLRNTLRKRLFSYQTDLNFIPLRQFRTIPVALYIKGFSDLGYVYNPLATEQNARFTNQPLWGTGLGLDLVTFYDAVFRIEWAINAQAETGFFLNFRSEF, encoded by the coding sequence ATGCTCCTCAGCCTTTGGGCAGGATCGCTATGCGCGCAGTCGGCGGCCGACTCGCTTCCCATAGGGCAGCACTTCGTGGTTGTACGTACCATCCAGATTGAGGGCAACACCCGCACACGGCATCACATCATCACCCGTGAACTGAACATCCACCCCGGCGACACGATCGACCTGGCCCTGCTCCCCATGTTGTTGCAACAGGAACGTAACAAGATTTTCAATACGCGCCTGTTTGTGACCGTCGACGTAAAAGCGGCACCGGCCCTGCCCGACTCGCTGCCCCAGTACCTGGAGCGCGACGTCATCATTCTGCTCAAGGAGCGCTGGTACTTTTTTCCGAGTGTAATTTTTGAACTGGCCGACCGGAATTTCAACGAGTGGTGGGAGCAACGGGGTCGCGACCTGAGCCGCACCAACTACGGCATCCGCCTCAGCCAGCGGAACTTCCGCGGCCGCAACGAACGGCTCAAGCTCAAGTTGCAGGGCGGGTTTACCAAGAAATACGAACTGCTCTACGAAGTGCCCTACCTGAATCGCCAGCAGAAGGCCGGGGGCAGCGTGATGTTTTCGTACATCACCCAGAAGAACGTGGCGTTCGACGTGAAAGACCACACCCTGGAGTTTCTGGGCAGTTCGGACGAGACGCTGCTCACTCGGTTTACGACGGGCCTTACGTACGGACGACGCCACGGCTTTTTTACCAACAGCGCTTTCAGCCTGCAGTTTGTCTACAACACCATTGCCGATACCCTGGCCGAACTTAACCCGAATTACTTCCTGAACGGCCGGACCCACCAACGCTACTTCCAGGCCTCGTATCGCTTCGACTGGGACCGGCGCGACATCAAGGCTTATGCCCTGCGCGGCCATCAATTGTGGGTCACGCTGGGGAGAGCGGGTCTGCTTCCTTCCGACGATTTTCACCGCACGTCGATCACCGCCCTGGGGGCCTTGTACCGCCCGCTGGGCCATCAGTTCTACTGGTCGGGGTCCGTTTCAGGCCAGCTGACCACCCGCGCCCGCCAGCCTTTTGCACAATTTCAGGCCTTGGGCTACGGCCAAGAGTTGGTGCGGGGCTACAACCGCTACGTCATCAACGGACAGCACTACGGCCTGCTGCGCAATACGCTTCGCAAGCGGCTGTTCTCGTACCAGACCGACCTAAACTTCATTCCGTTGCGGCAGTTCCGCACCATTCCGGTTGCGCTGTACATCAAAGGATTTTCCGATTTGGGCTACGTCTACAACCCACTCGCGACCGAACAGAACGCCCGTTTTACCAACCAGCCGCTCTGGGGAACCGGCCTGGGACTCGATCTGGTCACGTTTTACGACGCCGTATTCCGGATCGAATGGGCGATCAACGCGCAGGCCGAAACCGGCTTTTTCCTCAACTTCCGGTCGGAGTTTTAG
- the pgi gene encoding glucose-6-phosphate isomerase, translating into MLPQINPTKTNAWAALRDHSRAMMGERMIDWFQADPDRFQKFSLHFEDILLDFSKNLITEKTHRLLLDLAEQCQLKEAIDKMFTGDKINATEGRAVLHVALRNRSNTPVVVDGQDVMPEVNEVLARIEQFTDKVISGEWKGFTGRPITDIVNIGIGGSDLGPVMVTEALKPYKKPHLNVHFVSNVDGTHIAEALKVVDPETTLFIIASKTFTTQETMTNAHTAREWLLNVAQDESAVAKHFVAVSTNAEGVAKFGISPDNMFGFWDWVGGRYSLWSAIGLPIACVLGFEHFRELLEGAHAMDNHFRETSFEQNLPVTLALLGIWYNNFYEAETHAILPYDQYMHRFPAYFQQGDMESNGKSVDRAGHRVSYETGPVIWGEPGTNGQHAFYQLIHQGTKLIPCDFMAPAQSHNPIGEHHPILLSNFFAQTEALMRGKSEDEVREEMQKAGKSEEEIRELLPFRVFSGNKPTNSILFKMLTPRTLGSLVAMYEHKIFVQGVIWNILSFDQWGVELGKQLAKSILPELKGDAHVTSHDASTNGLINAYKAMR; encoded by the coding sequence ATGCTTCCGCAGATAAACCCTACCAAGACCAATGCCTGGGCAGCGTTACGCGACCACTCCCGTGCCATGATGGGCGAACGCATGATCGACTGGTTTCAGGCCGACCCGGACCGCTTTCAGAAATTCTCGCTGCATTTTGAAGATATTCTCCTCGATTTTTCAAAAAACCTCATCACCGAAAAGACGCACCGTCTGCTGCTCGATCTGGCAGAGCAGTGTCAACTGAAAGAGGCGATCGACAAGATGTTTACGGGTGATAAAATCAATGCCACCGAGGGGCGGGCCGTGTTGCACGTAGCGCTGCGAAACCGCTCGAATACGCCGGTAGTGGTCGACGGGCAGGATGTGATGCCGGAGGTAAACGAAGTGCTGGCGCGGATCGAGCAGTTCACCGATAAGGTGATCTCCGGGGAGTGGAAAGGGTTCACCGGGCGACCCATCACCGACATTGTCAACATCGGGATTGGTGGCTCGGACCTGGGTCCCGTGATGGTGACCGAAGCGCTGAAGCCCTACAAAAAGCCGCACCTGAACGTCCACTTCGTTTCGAATGTAGACGGGACGCACATCGCCGAGGCGCTGAAAGTGGTCGACCCGGAAACGACGCTGTTCATCATCGCGTCCAAAACGTTTACGACCCAGGAAACCATGACCAACGCCCACACGGCCCGCGAGTGGCTCCTGAACGTGGCGCAGGACGAGTCGGCCGTAGCGAAGCACTTTGTGGCCGTATCGACCAACGCGGAGGGCGTCGCGAAGTTCGGCATTTCGCCCGACAACATGTTTGGCTTCTGGGACTGGGTCGGCGGACGTTACTCCCTCTGGTCGGCCATCGGACTGCCCATTGCCTGCGTGCTGGGCTTTGAGCATTTCCGTGAGCTGCTGGAAGGTGCCCACGCCATGGACAACCACTTCCGGGAAACTTCTTTCGAACAAAACCTGCCGGTGACGCTGGCGTTGCTGGGCATCTGGTATAACAACTTCTACGAAGCCGAAACGCACGCCATTTTGCCGTACGATCAGTACATGCACCGCTTCCCGGCGTATTTTCAACAGGGCGACATGGAAAGCAACGGTAAGTCGGTCGACCGGGCCGGACACCGGGTCAGCTACGAAACCGGGCCGGTGATCTGGGGCGAACCGGGCACCAACGGACAGCACGCGTTCTACCAGCTGATCCACCAGGGAACCAAGCTGATTCCGTGCGACTTTATGGCCCCGGCGCAGAGCCACAACCCCATTGGGGAGCATCACCCCATTCTGCTATCCAACTTCTTTGCGCAGACCGAAGCCCTCATGCGCGGCAAGTCAGAGGACGAAGTGCGGGAGGAAATGCAGAAAGCCGGGAAAAGCGAAGAAGAAATTCGGGAACTGCTGCCCTTCCGGGTATTTTCCGGCAACAAACCGACCAACTCCATCCTGTTCAAAATGCTGACACCGCGCACGCTGGGTAGCCTGGTCGCCATGTACGAGCACAAAATCTTTGTGCAGGGCGTGATCTGGAACATTCTGAGCTTCGACCAGTGGGGCGTGGAGTTAGGCAAGCAGCTGGCCAAATCGATCCTGCCCGAGTTGAAGGGGGACGCACACGTGACTTCGCACGACGCCTCCACCAATGGGCTGATCAATGCTTACAAAGCCATGCGGTAG
- a CDS encoding YqjF family protein, producing MPHLPFVFLKAQWRKLIMANYELPPKMLASYLPAGTQPDLFEGRAYMSLVGFLFERTKILGIPAPFHQHFEEFNLRFYATNQLGAERKRAVVFQSEMVPKPLIPLVANTLFNERYFYRPMRHRNHVVGDRLEVAYEWKHNQQWEGMRVQAENRLRDIPEGSLEEFITEHYWGYAGHSPQKTWEYAVEHPRWQSYPVLDFELNADLPALYGKKLGQLLQQPPASVYLLEGSEARIRWRQPLPVQEAVLA from the coding sequence ATGCCCCACCTACCCTTTGTGTTCCTGAAAGCCCAGTGGCGTAAACTCATCATGGCCAACTACGAGCTTCCGCCGAAAATGCTGGCCTCTTACCTACCCGCCGGTACCCAGCCCGACCTGTTCGAAGGCCGCGCTTACATGAGCCTAGTGGGTTTTCTGTTCGAGCGCACCAAAATTCTGGGCATCCCCGCCCCTTTCCACCAGCACTTCGAGGAGTTCAACCTGCGGTTTTATGCTACCAATCAGCTCGGCGCCGAACGCAAGCGGGCCGTGGTTTTTCAGAGCGAAATGGTGCCCAAGCCGTTGATTCCGCTGGTGGCCAATACGCTGTTCAACGAACGCTATTTCTACCGGCCGATGCGCCACCGGAATCATGTGGTCGGCGACCGCTTGGAAGTGGCCTACGAATGGAAACATAACCAGCAATGGGAAGGTATGCGCGTACAAGCCGAAAACCGCCTGCGCGACATTCCGGAAGGGAGTCTGGAAGAGTTTATTACCGAGCACTATTGGGGTTACGCGGGCCACTCGCCGCAAAAAACGTGGGAATATGCCGTGGAACACCCCCGCTGGCAGAGCTACCCCGTGCTGGACTTCGAACTGAACGCCGACCTCCCTGCACTATATGGCAAAAAATTAGGGCAACTACTCCAGCAGCCCCCCGCCTCCGTTTATCTGCTGGAAGGCTCCGAAGCGCGCATCCGCTGGCGTCAGCCGCTGCCCGTGCAAGAAGCGGTATTGGCTTAG
- a CDS encoding penicillin-binding protein 1A, with the protein MKQQFSMRRLVRPFIAWWQRLTTETRRGNYRPLFRLFLVLLALPFALVATLYLAVWLGLTGPLPTAKDLRTIQNATASEVYSADGVLLGKYFIENRTNIEYAQIAPAVIDALVATEDARFYEHEGVDLRSLGRVVVKSLLLQQESAGGGSTLSQQLAKNLFPRRTYGPLTMPINKLREMMIARRLERVYSKQDILTLYLNTVPFGGNLFGIEAGARRFFNVPAAQLTPEQAAVLVGMLKATTSYNPKRHPERAQARRNVVLSQMVRYQYLDAPTADSLKQLPLKLDYHLVTHNDGLAPYLRAHLRRELQAWCEAHTKADGTPYNLYTDGLKIYTTVDSRLQAYAEKAVARQMARLQSLFFKHWNNRTPWDRDPNIILTAQQRSPRYRQLKAAGSSDEEIRSQFQQKVPMTIFTWDGEKERDMSPLDSIRYYQLFLNAGFLAMRPQSGEVLAWVGGINHKYFQYDHVRSRRQVGSTFKPIVYAAALESGVDPCAYIPNERRTYEEYDNWSPGNAEGNYEGFYSMQGGLTHSVNTVAAHLIMETGIDKVSELAHRMGVQPELPEVPSLALGTASISLYDMVSVYATLANRGAYVPPHYLVRITDARGQVLDQFAPDRLPKRVMKESTADLMTHMLESVVDSGTARRLRTQFRLPNDIAGKTGTTQSHADGWFIGYTPELVAGAWVGAEDPRVRFRTISLGQGSATALPIWGDFMQQVNKDPEFRSLARAQFPELSPRLAKRLDCEMYRDKDKADNIFELLFGTDHEREKRREERREHRQQGKKKKNLGDRLRDLFGG; encoded by the coding sequence TTGAAGCAACAATTTTCGATGCGGCGTCTGGTCCGTCCTTTCATCGCCTGGTGGCAACGCCTTACGACCGAGACCCGCCGGGGCAATTACCGTCCTCTCTTCCGGCTTTTTCTGGTGCTATTGGCCCTCCCGTTTGCCTTGGTGGCAACCCTGTACCTGGCCGTTTGGCTGGGCCTGACCGGTCCGCTGCCGACCGCTAAAGATCTGCGTACGATCCAGAACGCGACTGCGTCGGAGGTGTATTCGGCCGATGGCGTATTGCTGGGCAAATACTTCATTGAAAACCGTACCAACATCGAGTATGCGCAGATTGCCCCGGCGGTCATCGATGCGCTGGTTGCCACAGAAGACGCCCGCTTTTACGAGCACGAGGGTGTCGACCTGCGCAGCCTGGGACGCGTGGTGGTGAAGTCGCTGCTGTTGCAACAGGAAAGTGCCGGCGGGGGCAGCACGCTCAGCCAGCAACTGGCCAAAAACTTGTTTCCGCGCCGGACCTACGGCCCGTTGACCATGCCGATCAACAAGCTGCGGGAGATGATGATCGCCCGGCGGCTGGAACGGGTGTATTCTAAGCAGGACATCCTGACGCTGTACCTCAACACCGTTCCGTTCGGCGGAAATTTATTCGGCATCGAAGCGGGAGCACGGCGGTTCTTCAACGTACCGGCCGCGCAGTTGACACCCGAACAGGCAGCGGTGTTGGTCGGGATGCTAAAGGCCACCACGTCGTACAACCCGAAGCGCCATCCGGAGCGGGCACAGGCCCGCCGCAACGTGGTGCTCAGCCAGATGGTGCGGTATCAGTACCTGGATGCGCCGACGGCCGACTCGCTGAAGCAGTTGCCGCTGAAGCTGGACTACCACTTGGTAACGCACAACGATGGGCTGGCCCCCTACCTCCGGGCGCACCTGCGGCGGGAATTGCAGGCGTGGTGCGAGGCACACACGAAGGCCGATGGCACGCCCTACAACCTCTACACCGACGGGCTGAAGATCTACACGACGGTCGATTCGCGCCTGCAGGCCTATGCCGAGAAAGCCGTGGCGCGGCAGATGGCGCGGCTGCAAAGCTTGTTTTTCAAACACTGGAACAACCGCACGCCGTGGGATCGCGATCCGAACATCATTCTCACCGCACAGCAACGTTCGCCCCGGTACCGGCAGTTGAAAGCGGCGGGGTCGTCGGACGAAGAGATCCGGTCGCAGTTTCAGCAAAAAGTGCCGATGACCATTTTCACGTGGGATGGCGAAAAGGAACGTGACATGAGCCCGCTCGACTCCATCCGCTATTATCAACTGTTTCTGAACGCCGGCTTTCTGGCCATGCGTCCGCAGTCGGGCGAGGTACTGGCGTGGGTCGGCGGCATCAACCACAAGTATTTTCAGTACGACCACGTGCGCTCGCGACGGCAGGTCGGCTCCACGTTCAAGCCCATTGTCTATGCGGCTGCGCTGGAAAGCGGCGTCGATCCATGTGCCTACATTCCGAACGAACGCCGTACTTACGAAGAGTACGACAACTGGTCGCCGGGCAATGCCGAGGGCAACTACGAAGGCTTTTACTCAATGCAGGGCGGCCTGACACATTCGGTCAACACGGTGGCGGCTCACCTGATTATGGAGACGGGCATCGACAAAGTTTCGGAGCTGGCACATCGCATGGGCGTGCAGCCGGAACTGCCGGAGGTGCCTTCCCTTGCGCTGGGCACGGCCAGCATTTCGCTTTACGACATGGTGAGCGTATACGCCACACTCGCCAACCGGGGGGCGTACGTGCCGCCACACTACCTCGTCCGCATCACCGACGCGCGCGGCCAAGTACTGGATCAGTTCGCGCCCGACCGCCTGCCCAAACGCGTCATGAAAGAGAGTACGGCCGACCTGATGACCCACATGCTGGAAAGCGTGGTCGACTCGGGAACAGCCCGCCGGTTGCGCACACAGTTTCGCCTGCCAAACGACATCGCCGGAAAAACCGGCACCACGCAGTCGCACGCCGACGGCTGGTTCATCGGCTATACGCCCGAACTGGTGGCCGGCGCCTGGGTAGGGGCCGAAGATCCGCGTGTGCGGTTTCGTACCATCAGCCTGGGGCAGGGCTCGGCCACGGCGCTGCCGATCTGGGGTGATTTCATGCAACAGGTTAACAAAGATCCGGAGTTCCGCTCCCTCGCACGGGCACAATTCCCGGAACTGTCGCCCCGGCTGGCCAAGCGCCTCGACTGCGAAATGTACCGCGACAAAGACAAAGCCGATAACATTTTCGAACTCTTGTTCGGCACCGACCACGAGCGGGAAAAGCGTCGCGAAGAACGGCGCGAGCATCGGCAACAGGGAAAGAAAAAGAAGAACCTCGGCGACCGGCTGCGCGATCTGTTCGGCGGCTAA
- a CDS encoding DUF2851 family protein produces the protein MMLKEELLHYVWQYQQFDRQALLTTEGAEVYVLRPGFLNSHAGPDFGEARVRIGTLEWAGTIEIHVRSSDWARHRHQTDAAYEGVILHVVWEDDAPVFRSEGSRIPTVVLQGRVPERILQKYETLVHALTPIPCAAHFPQSERLRKLSMLDKALLQRLERKAADVRDEWKATGHDWEEAVYRRLAWNMGFKVNAEPMQQLARALPLKILRKHRNQPWQVEALLFGQAGWLVGTFPDAYPAQLQKEFRFLHHKYQLESPLSPSVWKFARMRPANFPTVRLAQLAALLAQPHSLFALFTEATTPEALKEALAQPVGEYWRRHYHFGKEAKTRLGERMGATSLDNLLVNTAAPVLAAVARERDQPEMLDRAVALLETLPAESNHITRLWNELGLSFKTAADAQGALEWYQAYCSQKQCLKCEVGLELLRR, from the coding sequence ATGATGTTGAAAGAGGAATTATTGCACTACGTCTGGCAATACCAACAGTTCGATCGTCAGGCGCTTTTGACCACCGAAGGGGCAGAGGTATATGTGCTCCGACCGGGATTTCTGAACAGCCATGCCGGACCGGATTTCGGCGAAGCGCGCGTCCGCATCGGTACGTTGGAGTGGGCCGGTACGATCGAAATTCACGTACGGTCGTCGGACTGGGCACGCCACCGACACCAGACCGATGCGGCTTACGAAGGCGTCATCCTACATGTGGTGTGGGAAGACGATGCCCCGGTTTTTCGGAGCGAGGGCAGCCGGATTCCTACGGTGGTTTTACAAGGACGAGTTCCGGAACGCATTCTTCAGAAGTACGAAACACTCGTGCACGCGCTCACGCCCATTCCCTGTGCCGCACACTTCCCGCAAAGCGAGCGGTTACGCAAACTGTCGATGCTCGATAAAGCGCTGTTGCAGCGTCTGGAGCGCAAAGCGGCCGATGTACGCGACGAGTGGAAAGCCACAGGTCACGATTGGGAAGAGGCGGTGTACCGTCGGTTGGCCTGGAACATGGGCTTCAAGGTGAATGCCGAGCCGATGCAACAACTGGCACGGGCCCTGCCGCTTAAAATCCTACGGAAGCACCGCAATCAGCCGTGGCAGGTGGAAGCGCTGCTGTTTGGGCAGGCTGGTTGGCTGGTCGGAACGTTCCCGGATGCATATCCGGCGCAATTGCAGAAGGAGTTCAGGTTTCTGCACCACAAATACCAACTTGAGTCACCCCTGTCCCCTTCGGTCTGGAAATTCGCGCGGATGCGCCCGGCCAATTTTCCGACCGTGCGGCTGGCGCAACTGGCGGCCCTTTTGGCGCAGCCGCACAGTTTGTTTGCGCTCTTTACGGAGGCCACGACGCCCGAAGCGTTAAAAGAAGCGCTGGCGCAACCCGTCGGCGAGTACTGGCGGCGTCATTACCATTTCGGGAAAGAAGCCAAAACGCGTCTGGGGGAGCGCATGGGTGCAACCAGCCTGGACAACCTGCTCGTCAATACCGCAGCACCAGTCCTGGCAGCCGTGGCCCGTGAGCGCGACCAGCCGGAGATGCTCGACCGCGCCGTGGCGTTGCTGGAAACGCTGCCCGCAGAATCGAATCACATTACCCGCCTCTGGAATGAGCTAGGACTGTCGTTCAAAACGGCCGCCGACGCGCAGGGTGCCCTGGAATGGTACCAGGCATATTGCAGCCAGAAGCAATGTCTGAAGTGCGAAGTGGGGCTGGAGCTCCTGCGCCGGTAG